One Zonotrichia albicollis isolate bZonAlb1 chromosome 25, bZonAlb1.hap1, whole genome shotgun sequence genomic window carries:
- the AGTRAP gene encoding type-1 angiotensin II receptor-associated protein isoform X2 has product MNYMLPVSYAWGNFSVLAVGIWAIVQRDSLDAITMFLTGLLLTVLTDIIHISIFYPSHDNLSDARRFSVGMAIFSLLLKPLSCYLVYRMYRERGGEYTLNIGVSSAGRDSSSYEPIDQPEAAPQWPSSSKAAQPPY; this is encoded by the exons ATGAATTACATGTTGCCTGTCTCCTATGCCTGGGGAAATTTCAGTGTCCTTGCAGTGGGGATCTGGGCCATCGTGCAGCGGGATTCCCTTGATGCCATAACGATG TTCTTGACTGGCCTGCTGCTCACAGTCCTCACAGACATCATTCACATCTCTATCTTCTACCCTTCCCACGACAACCTCAGTGATGCCAGGCGGTTCAGTGTGGGCATGGCCAtcttcagcctcctcctcaaacccctgTCCTGCTACCTGGTGTATCGGATGTATCGGGAGCGTGGAGGAGAGTACACCTTGAACATAG GTGTCAGCAGTGCAGGCCGGGACAGCAGCAGCTACGAGCCCATTGATCAGCCAGAGGCTGCTCCACAGTGGCCTTCCTCAAGCAAGGCAGCCCAGCCACCCTACTGA
- the AGTRAP gene encoding type-1 angiotensin II receptor-associated protein isoform X1, whose translation MELPAVSLKAIILVHWLLTVWGCMNYMLPVSYAWGNFSVLAVGIWAIVQRDSLDAITMFLTGLLLTVLTDIIHISIFYPSHDNLSDARRFSVGMAIFSLLLKPLSCYLVYRMYRERGGEYTLNIGVSSAGRDSSSYEPIDQPEAAPQWPSSSKAAQPPY comes from the exons ATGGAGCTGCCGGCCGTCAGCCTCAAG GCTATCATTCTGGTGCATTGGCTGCTCACAGTGTG GGGATGCATGAATTACATGTTGCCTGTCTCCTATGCCTGGGGAAATTTCAGTGTCCTTGCAGTGGGGATCTGGGCCATCGTGCAGCGGGATTCCCTTGATGCCATAACGATG TTCTTGACTGGCCTGCTGCTCACAGTCCTCACAGACATCATTCACATCTCTATCTTCTACCCTTCCCACGACAACCTCAGTGATGCCAGGCGGTTCAGTGTGGGCATGGCCAtcttcagcctcctcctcaaacccctgTCCTGCTACCTGGTGTATCGGATGTATCGGGAGCGTGGAGGAGAGTACACCTTGAACATAG GTGTCAGCAGTGCAGGCCGGGACAGCAGCAGCTACGAGCCCATTGATCAGCCAGAGGCTGCTCCACAGTGGCCTTCCTCAAGCAAGGCAGCCCAGCCACCCTACTGA